In Spinacia oleracea cultivar Varoflay chromosome 5, BTI_SOV_V1, whole genome shotgun sequence, a single window of DNA contains:
- the LOC110798084 gene encoding uncharacterized protein, whose protein sequence is MRLNPKKCIFGVTSGKFLGFLIDERGIEANPDKLPVYFISHMLQNAELKYPTVEKFGLALFLASKKLHPYFLAHRLTVYTDQPMKRPFTNLGESGRMLNWAIELNTFDISYEPRKAIKGQAFADFIVEMTRPTHIKNDRKQWIIHVDGSATQNGCGAGIIRESPEGDTYEYAMRFNFQASNNEAEYEALICGIQMSKAAGAEEILVLSDSQVIVSQVKGEYEAKDDTMMKYLEIVRQEIQSLTNFEVQHIPRSENNKANALSKLASSASCDTPRHVVWEVKQIKSINVAGIVILDQTATWMDDIVNFKMNGILPEDPKQAEKLQKKCTWFEMWNGTLYKKAYSRPLLRCVTPEKGHEVLEDMHQGLCSSHIGGRALAEKALKLGITGPLSRKTHST, encoded by the exons atgagactcaatcccaagaaatgCATCTTTGGAGTCACTTCTGGCAAGTTTCTTGGGTTTCTAATTGATGAAAGAGGCATAGAGGCCAATCCCGACAAA TTACCTGTCTACTTCATCAGCCACATGTTGCAAAATGCCGAGCTCAAGTACCCCACTGTCGAAAAATTTGGCTTAGCATTGTTCCTAGCCAGCAAGAAGCTCCACCCTTACTTTTTGGCCCATCGACTGACAGTATACACAGATCAACCTATGAAACGACCATTCACTAATCTGGGAGAGTCCGGAAGAATGCTCAATTGGGCAATTGAACTCAACACCTTTGACATCTCATATGAACCTCGGAAGGCAATAAAAGGGCAGGCATTTGCTGATTTTATTGTAGAAATGACTAGGCCAACTCACATAAAGAATGATAGGAAACAATGGATAATCCATGTAGACGGGTCCGCCACCCAAAATGGGTGTGGAGCCGGCATCATCCGCGAATCACCAGAGGGGGACACATATGAGTATGCCATGCGCTtcaactttcaggcgtcaaacaatGAGGCTGAGTACGAGGCTTTGATATGTGGGATCCAAATGAGCAAAGCGGCAGGTGCAGAAGAGATCTTGGTTCTATCTGACTCACAAGTAATTGTCAGCCAAGTAAAGGGAGAGTACGAAGCAAAGGACGACACCATGATGAAATACTTGGAGATCGTCCGTCAAGAAATACAATCACTGACTAATTTTGAGGTACAACATATACCCCGCTCGGAGAACAACAAGGCGAACGCGTTATCCAAGTTGGCCAGCTCTGCGTCCTGCGACACTCCGCGTCATGTAGTCTGGGAagtaaaacaaattaaaagCATTAACGTTGCGGGAATAGTTATCCTAGACCAGACGGCCACCTGGATGGACGACATagtcaacttcaaaatgaatgggaTACTCCCTGAAGATCCTAAGCAGGCAGAAAAGCTGCAAAAGAAATGCACCTGGTTCGAGATGTGGAATGGGACCTTATACAAGAAAGCCTACTCAAGGCCTCTTCTCCGATGTGTAACCCCAGAAAAGGGGCATGAAGTGTTGGAAGATATGCATCAAGGGTTATGTAGCTCTCACATAGGGGGGAGGGCCTTGGCAGAAAAAGCTCTAAAACTGGGTATTACTGGCCCACTCTCAAGGAAGACGCACTCGACTTAG